The region GTTCACGGTGCGCCGGGTCGAGTATCCATTGGCCAAAGCCCAGCTGGCCGCGCGAGAGCTCCATAGGTTGGCTGTCGGCGTTGGTGCGGCGAAGCACCGCCCGAATCCGCGCCACCAGTTCGCGGGCGCTGAAGGGCTTGGCCACATAATCGTCGGCGCCAAGCTCAAGGCCCAGCAGGCGATCGGCCTCCTCAGCGCGTGCGCTCAACATGATCAGCGGAACATTGCTTTCGCGACGGATCGCGCGGCAAAGATCAAAACCATTGGACCCGGGCAGCATGACGTCGAGCAAGATCAGATCGACGGACGCGCCCTGCAGGGCGCGAACCATCTCTGGGCCCGAACCTGAGCTGAGAGCGTGATAGCCGTTCTCGCGCAGCGTCCGCAGCAGCAACGCCCTAAGGCTTGCGTCATCCTCGACAACAAGGACCGTAGGCGGCCCCTGCAGGGCGACGTTCAGATTCAAGTCGAACATTTAAATCTTATGCGGAGGCCCGCGCCTGCCGAACCGGAGCGATACTTAAGTGCAGGGCTCTACAGCCGCAACCATCGTGCAGCGCAGCGTCACGACACAATGAAGACGACGAGGCTACCGAGCGCCGCCATCCGAACCGGCTTCCGAACAGGCCGACGCCGTCGCGGCGTCACGCTTGCCGTCCGCCTTTGGGTCTTTTTGCCGCTGGGCTTTATCGACGCCGGCCTTGGCGCAGGCGGTATCGGCCACTGACGCTTTTGCGATCAGCCGGGCCTTCTTACTCACCGCGACGGTGTGAGTAAGACCGGTGCTTTGCGGATTGTTGGCCAGAGCCGGGGCGGCGGCGGTAAGGGCGGCGAGAGTCAGGAAAGCGGCAAGCTTCATACGGATACCAAAATCAAGGGGGACAGGAAGGAGTTCAGGGCTGCAGCGGGTTGGTCGTCTGCATGCCTTTGGATGCGGACGCCGTGCTGAAGTTTTGAGATGCGCGATAGGCGTCCACTGTCCGCAACAGGCCGACAATTTCAGCCTTGGGAAGTTGGGTGCGGTGCTCCTCACCCAGTTGCGGTTTGAACTTCAGCTCCCAGGCTTGGGGGTCGTGTCCGCCAGTGCTTTCAGCGGCGCGACGAAGATCGGCCTCGCTGACTTCAAAGGAGACTTGCTCCAGGCAAGCTTGGGAGAACTCAATGGCTTGGCAGTGCGCCTTGTTGGCGGCGAGAACCAGAAGGCGCGCCGAACGCGGCAGGGCGTCCGTCTCGTAGTTGACCCGCTCATAGTGGCGGAACGTGCCGATATAATTGAAGGTCTGGCGCACTTCGAAGCGCACCTGACCGGTGCCCTTGTGGACCGCCGCGCGCAGGTAGCCGTCATTGTGCAGGGTGCGGAAGACCCCACGCGTGCTGCGCACCGCGCGCTCGGTGCTGAAGGCGGTCTCCTGCTCGAGGGGATCGTCCATCACGACAATGGCCTGCTGGACCTGCTCGGGGGTGATTGCAGTCTGAGCCTGAGCCAAGGATGGCGCGGTCATGACACAGACGACCAGCGCGGCGCGCAACGCGCCGGAATGCGCGACATTCCTGATGGTCATCAGATAACTCCTGCCGTGGCGGTCCGCGACAGCGATCAAATGTTGCGTGCAGTTTGCTGGAGCGTCACGGCAAGTGTGACAAACTGTTGCCGCGATCGCCCCAGAGCGCGCCACGCGTGAGCGTTCAGGAACGCTCCAGGCGCGGCGCTGGCCCTGGTTGCCGGCAAAGCAAACCTTTCCCCAATTCAGCTCTCGCCAAACACCCCGCCGTGGGTTTCGGCCCGGCCGCGGGGGTCGGCGTGGAGCAGGATGTCGGCGGCGGGGAAAATGCTCAGAATCCGTCGCTCGGCGTCGACCACGATCTGGTGAGCCGCCTCCAGGGTCAGATCATGGTCGAGATCGATGTGGGCCTGGATGTGGATGTAGGGACCGGACTCGCGGGTGCGTAGCTGATGCACGCCACGGACACGCGGATCCTGCGCCATCAGGGCGAGCACCCGGGCGCGGTCCTTGTCCGACAGCTCGCGATCCATCAGTTGGCCTGACGCGCCGCGGAAGACCCCGACCGCCCCCCAGACCAGCCAAGCGGCGACCACCAAGCCGGCGACGGCGTCGATCCAAACCACGCCGGTCAGGGCGGTGGCGAGCAGGCCCACAATCACCACGCCGTTGGACGCCAGATCGGCCGCGTAGTGCGCCCGATCGCCGGCGACAGCGATAGAGCCCGCCTTGGCCAGGGCGCGCGATTGCAGAGTGATCAGCCCGCCGGTGATGGCGATGGAGACGATCATCACCGCGATGCTCCACCCATCCACCGACACCGGCGCCGGGTGCAGCAACCGGCCGATCGCCTCGCGCCCGATCAAGGCGCCCGAGGCGAAGACCAGCCCCGCCTGCATCAGGCTGGCGAAGGCCTCGGCCTTGCCGTAGCCGAACCGGTGAGCCGCATCGGGCGGCGCGTTGGCGTAGCGTACGGCCAAAAGCGTGACGAGCGACGCCACCAGATCCAGGCAGGAGTCGGCCAAGGACGCCATCACCGCCACCGAGCCGCTGGCCGCGAAGGCGGCGCCCTTCAGGGCGATAAGCAGCGTGGCCGCCAGGGTCGATAGCAGGGTGATACGCCGGGTGATCACGGCCTTATCGGCGACCGACAGAGCGGGAGTTGACATGCCGTCCTCAAGCCTCGCTTCAAACCCGGTTCGCCGACCGGCGAGATTTCAAAGAATCTCATCGTCAATATGGAAACGACGGAAACATAGGCCTATGTAGGAAAAACGTGCGGAGCGCACAGTTTTTGGCCTTCCGCGTGCAAAAACAGCCCAAGGAAACGCCAATGTTGAAGATGCTTGCTCCCGCCGCGGCCTTCGCCCTGATCGCCAGCGTCGCCGTCGCGGCTCCCGCGACCAACTCCGCGGTCGTCAAGGTCGGCGACCTCGACCCGGCCAAGGCCTCCACCGCGCGCATCATGGAAAAGCGCATTGAAGCGGCCGCCCTGACCGCCTGCGGCGCCGATGAAGGCAGCGTGGCCCTCGTCAAGCGCTCGGCTCAAAAGAGCGATTGCTACAAGCAGGCCGTGGCCCAGACGCGCACCGTGGTGTCTCGCCAGCTGGCTTCGAACTAAGTCCCCCTTAGGGTGCGGCGCTGCGATTCCAATCCAGCGCCGCCTCCCCGCGCAGCTTGCGCAAGAAGAAGTCGAACTGGCGCCGCTGCACATAGGGGATCGGCCCCGTGGAGCGCCCCACCGCATGGCCCTCGCCCGGGACCATGAGCAACTCGAAGGTCTTGTCGGCCTTGATAAGGGCGTCGACCACCTGAAGGGTCGAGGCGGGATCGACGTTGGAATCCTGCTCGCCCACGATCAACAGCACGTCGCCCTGCAGCTTGTGGGCGTTATCCACACCCGAAGCCCGTGCGTAGCTGTCGTCCACCGGCCAGCCCATCCACTGTTCATTCCAACTGATCTTGTCCATGCGGTTGTCGTAACAACCGGCATAGGCGACGGCCGCCTTGTAGAAATCGGGATGGAAGAGCAGCGCTCCAAAGGCGCTCTGGCCGCCGGCCGAAGCGCCGTAGATGCCCACCCGGCTGGCGTCATAGGACGGATCGATCGCCGCCAGCGCCTTGTGCCAGGCGATCCGGTCGGGGAAACCGCTGTCGCCCAGGTTCTTCCAGGCGACGTCGTGGAAGGCCTTTGAGCGGTTCAGCGTGCCCATGCCGTCCATCTGCACGACGATGAAGCCAAGGTCGGCCTGGGCCTGCATGCCGATCATCTTGTCGCCGCCGGCGTGGAAGCCGAACGGCCAAAAGGTCTTTGGGACAAAGTTGTCGTGCGGGCCGGCATAGATGTTCTCGATCACCGGATAGCGTTTGGCCGGGTCGTAGTCCTTGGGACGGACCACTAGGCCCCAGATGTCGGTGCGGCCGTCGCGGCCCTTGGCTTTGAACACCTGCGGCGCCTTCCAGCCGGCGGCCCTCAGGGCGCCGATGTCGCCGGTTTCGATCCGCGCCACCAAAGTCCCGTCGGCCTTGCGCAATTCGGAGATGTTGGGCTGGTCCACCCTTGAATAGGTGTCGACGTAGAAGGCCATGTCCGATGAAAAGGCCACGTCATGCCAGGCGTCGGCGAAGGTCAGGGGCGTCAGACCCCGGCCATCGAAGCCGATGCGGTAGACATGCTGCAGATAAGGATCCTCGCCCGGCCGCATGCCGCTGGCCGCGAACCAGATCTGGCGCCTGTCCTCATCGACCTTGATCACCTTGCGCACGATCCAGTCGCCCTTGGTGATCTGGTTCTTCACCCGCCCGGTGCGGCCGTCGTGCAGATAGAGGTGGTTCCAGCCGTCTCGCTCCGACATCCAGATCACTTCGCGCCCATCGGCGCCGATATCCTGGCGGAAGGTCCGGCCCATATTGATGAAGGTCTTGGTCTGCTCGTCGATCACGGCGCGGGCCTTGCCGCTGGCCGCCTCGATCTCGATCAACTTCAGCGCCTGATGGCCGCGTTGATCATACTCGAAGGTCACCGTGGCGCTGTCCTTGCGCCAGGCCAGTTTGGACATCGCATAGGGGTTGGCAAAGAGGTCGTCGGCGACGGTGACCTGCCTGGCTGACGCCACGTCGAACAGGACCGGTCGCTCGATATCCACTGGGTCGCCGGGCTTGGGATAGAGCTGGGTCTGCAGTTTGGGCTGCACCTGATCGCCAGGCGAGGTCTCCACCCGCAGCACCTTGCGCCCATAGCCGGGCCGCAAGCGATAGAGGGCGAGCTTCTTAGAGTCCGGCGACCAGGCGATGGTCTCGGGGTCGTAGAAATCGCCCGGCGAGCCGTCCGTGCTCAGGATCGTCACAGCCCCGTGCGGCAAGGCGCGCACCGCCAGATTGTCGCCCTGGACGAAGGCCTCCCATCGGCCGTCGGGCGACCGCCTGGGCGTATTGTCGGCGGGAACGGAAAGATCGCGCACCACGCCAAAGCCCTTGGGGCGAGCCTTGCGGGCCGGGGCGCGGGCGCAGACGTAGTCCTCCAGCCGGCAGGTCCAGCGACCTTCGCCGGACGCAAAGGCGATCGACCGCCCCTCGTGAACGAAAGTGTCGAACGGCAGACGCAGAGGATTTTGCGGCGCGCCCATCGCCTTTGAAAGGCCAGCGGCGAGGCGCTCATGATCAAAGGCCGACGCCTTGGCGTTGGTGGCCACGTCATAGGCGATGAAGCTGAACCCGCCAGGGACGGTCTTGCGATAGTAGAACTTCGACTGTCCTTCGACCCAGGTCGCCGGGTCAGCGACGTCCTTCGTCAGGAACATCCAGCGATCACGCAGGGTCAGGGCCGCATCCACGTCCGCCCGTGTGGCCGCCGCCAGGACGGGACTGGCCACAACCAGGAAAAGGGCTGCCGCGGCCCCCAGGCATCGAAGCATGAACATGACTTGGCCCCCACGAAATGAGGGTCAAGCTATCGTATACGATTTTGGATTCCTAGGCCGCCACGCGAGGAGGGGGGCCGACATAGGCCGACTGCGGCCTTATCAGGCGCCCGCCGGCTACTTGCTCGCGGGCATGGGCGACCCAGCCGGCGGTGCGCCCCATGGCGAAGACGCAGGTGAAGGCGCTGGGCGGGAAGCCCAGAGCCTCCAGCAGCAGCGCTGTGTAGAATTCGACATTGGTCTCCAGCGGCCGATCTGGCTTGCGCTCGCGCAAAATGGCCAGGGCTGCCCCCTCCACGGCCTCGGCCAGGGCTGCCCCCTCCACGGCCTCGGCCAAGGCGATCCGGCCGCACACGGCTTCTTCCTGCAGGGCAAGATCGCGCACCGCCGCCTTGAGCGCGTCGGCGCGCGGGTCGCGAACCCGATAGATGCGGTGGCCAAAGCCCATCAGCCGCTCGCCGCGATCAAGGGCTTCCGCCAGCCAGACGCGGGCGTTCGTCGGCGCGCCGATAGCGTCAAGCATGTCGATCACGGGCCCCGGCGCGCCGCCATGCAGCGGACCCTTGAGGGCGCTGATCCCCGCCAGAACCGCCGAGGTCAGACCGGCCTGGGTCGAGGCGACGACCCTGGCGGCGAAGGTCGAGGCGTTCAGACCGTGATCGCAGACCGTGACCAGGTAGGTGTCGAGGGCTGCGGCCTGCGCCCGGGTCGCCGCTTGGCCACGCATCATGCGCAGGCTGTCGGCGGCGTGGCCGAGCTTCGCATCCGGAGCGATCGGCGCCTTGCCCGTCGAGACGCGCAGCACCGCGCCGGTGAACACCGCCGGGGCGGCGATCAGGTTCAGCCCAATCTCAAGATCGTCCCGGTCCGCCAGTCTGGCCACAAGAGCACGGATCGCCTCGACCGGGGCGCGGGCGAGATTGGCGTCCAGATGAGCGACCTGCTCAAAAACCCTTACCCGCGCCGCCCCCAGGGCGGGGGCCAGATCGTCGGGTAGGTCCGGAAAGAAGCCAGCCAACAGCAGCCCGGCGGCCTCCTCGAAGGACCAACGGCCCGCGAGCTCATCAAGGGCATGTCCGCGGATGATCAGCCGGCCCGCCAGGCCATCGACTTCTGAAAGAACGGTTTGCGCGGCGACGACGCCTTCTAGTCCCGACATGGACATCTCCTCTTGGATTTGGCCGCAATCCGCTCCTGAAAGACATTGACGTCAATCTTGATCAATATAATCAATATATGATGGACTGGATGACCGCAGAAGACGCGATGGCCGCCCTCGGCGTGCGGGCTCAGACCCTCTACGCCTATGTCAGTCGGGGGCGGATAACGGCCCAAACCGACGCCGCTGATCCCAGGCGGAGCCGCTACAGCGCCGCTGACGTCGCCGCCCTGGCGGACCGCAAGCGGCGCGGGCGCAAAGCCTCCGACGTAGCCCAGAACGCCATCGCCTGGGGCGAGCCGGTGCTGGCCTCGGCCATCACCACCGTCGCGCGCGGCTGTCTCTACTACCGGGGACGTGACGCCGTCGGCCTGTCGCAGTCGGAGAGCTTTGAATCCGTGGCGCGGCTGCTTCGCGATCAAAGCGCCCCCGATCTTGTTCCGGTCACCGACGCCGCGATCGCCAAGGGCAAGACCGCCGGCGCGCGCCTTTTCGCCACCCTGGCGGGACGCGTGGGAACTGACCTGCCAGTCGCTGGCCGTTCACCCCGGTCCCTGGCCGTGGACGCCGCCAGCCTGCTCGACGCCGTGGTCACGGCCGCCGCCGGACAGGACAGCCGCGACCCGGCGCATGAGAGACTGGCGCTGGCCTGGGGGTGCGATGCAGACGGCGCCGACCTGATCCGGCGCGCGCTTGTTCTGCTGGCCGATCACGAACTGAACGCCTCGACCTTCGCGGCCAGAGTGGCGGCGTCGACGGGCGCATCCCTGGCCGCCAGCGCCTTGGCGGGCCTGGCGACCCTGTCGGGACCGCTGCACGGCGGCATGGCTAGCCGCGTCGCCGTCTTCATGGCCGAGGTCAAGCGCAGCGGAGCCCAAGCGGCCACCGCCGACCGCCTGATGCGCGGCGAGCCCCTGCCTGGATTTGGTCATCCGCTTTATCCAGAAGGCGACCCGCGCGCCCAAGCCCTGCTGGAGAGGTTCGAGACGCCCAAGCGATGGGCGGCCGCCGCTCAGGCCGCCGAGGCGGCGGGATCGGGCAGGCCGAACATCGACTTCGCCCTCACCGCCCTGGCCAAGCATCTCAACCTGCCCGATGACGCGCCCTTCACCCTATTCGCCACGGCGCGTTGCGCGGGCTGGGTCGCCCACGCCATCGAGCAGTCCCAGACCGGCCGCCTGATCCGGCCTCGCGCGCGCTACGTGGGCGCGCCGGTCTGACGGGCCGCTCCAGGCGGCGCTCCATAGCGGCGCACGAAGGCGCGGGTGAAGCTGGCCTGATCAGCAAAGCCGAGCTGGCGCGCCACCTGCGCGGGCCTTGCCTGACCCGAGGCCAACATGTCCGCCGCCCAAGCCATGCGAAGATTGCGATGATAGGCGGCCGGCGCCGCGCCATGCGCCTCGCGAAAGGCGCGCGCCAGATGAAATGGCGAGACCGCCGCGATCCTGGCCAGTTCATCCAGGGGCACGGCTCGATCGCGCACCGCATGCAGATAGGCCCGCGCGGTCTCGATCCGCCTGAGAAGCTCCAGCCGTGTCGCGGCCTTGCCGCCGCTGAGGGCTCCGATGCGCAGGCCCAGGTCCTGGACGAAATGGTTCAGTCCGCGACGGGTCGCCTCCAACGCCCCGGACGCCGCCTCTTCCCCATGCTCAGGCCGCCGCGCCAACGTCTGGGCCAGGGCTGTCAGCGCCGCCCCAAAGGGATGGTCCACCAGCGGCATGACCAGGGGAGAGCCTGACAGGGCTGATTCCCAAGGCTGATCAGACGGGTTAGCCGGCATGTAGACGCATAGGCCTGTGGCCTCGCCGCCCGCTGGCAGGCTCACCTGCATGGCCGAGCCCACATCGGCGATCATCAGGGAGCCGGCGCCAAGGCGATGGGTGCGCCCGCTCGCCTCGTATCGCTCCTCCCCCTCCAGAACGACTTTGACGCACACAGCGGCGCGCGCGATCTGGCTGCTGCCGCCAGAAAGCTGCGACAGCACCAGTCGGCCGCCGGGCGCGGCCTGGCGAGGCCGGTCCAGATGCTGGCGCTGATGTACGAAATCGACGGTCACGCCCAATCCTGTCGCTCGCCGCGCAAGTTCGCAAGAACGGTCAAGGACGCAGCGATGTCGCGCCTGCTATCGCGACCCCTTCGCCTCCGTCGAAAGCCAAAGCTCATGTCCGTGCGTCTCGCCCTGCTGATTTCCGCCGCCTTCCTGACAGTCGCCGGGTCGGCGCAAGCCTTGCCCCGCCGCGCGGAGCTGGGCGTGACTCTGGGCGCGGCCAAGGACGGCGGCGTCACCGTGGACGCGATCGCAACTCCAGCCTCCGCCGCGGCGGCGGGTCTTCAAGCCGGAGACGTCATCTTGAGCATCGGCGGCGCGGCGACCGCTTCGCCGGCGGCGGTGCTGTCGGCTCTGGAAGGCCGTCGCCAAGGACAGGCGGTCAAGATCACGCTGCGGCGTGGCGACAAAACCCTGGTCCAGACCCGCAAGCTCGCCCCCAAGGCGCGCGAACAGTACGATGGCGGCCACGCGACCTACGGCTCCGTCCCCTTTGGGGGCGGCCAGCTTGCCGACATCATGGTGGCGCCGCCGCAGGGGCCCGCGGGCCCGGTGCTGTACATCATCCAGGGCTACACCTGCGCCAGCATGGAGGCGTCCAATCCGCAGTCGGCCTATCGGCTGCTGGCGCAGGGCCTTCTGGCGCGCGGCGTCTCGACCTATCGCGTCGAAAAGCCCGGTGTGGGCGACAGCCTGGGCGGGCCGTCGTGCGCGACCATCGACTTCGACACCGAGGTGCGCGCGTTCGAGGCGGGCTATAACCACCTGGTCAAGGACCTGAAGATTTCGCCCGAGCGCATCTTCATCCTGGGTCACTCCATGGGCGGCGTGGAGGCGCCGCTGATCGCGGCCCGCAACCCATCGCCGCGCGGCGTGGCGGTCTATGGAACCGTGGTGCGCAGCTGGCAGGACTATCTGCAGGACGTCTTCAAGTATCAGGCCTTCCTGGCCCGTGGCGGCGATCCGGCGCGCGGGGAGGCCGATGGCGAGGCGACCCGCGGCGTCATCGAGAAGATCTACGGCCAGGGCGCAACGCCCGCCCAGGTGGCCGCCACAAACGCTGAGGACGCCAAGCGACTGCGCGACTGGTTCGGCTGGGACGGCGCCGAGCAGATCTTCAGCCGCCACTACAGCTATTGGCATGGGGTCGCCAAGGTCGCGAGCCTGGCCGCCTGGCGCGACGTGCGCTCCGACGTGCTGTCGGTACGGGGCGAGTCCGATCTGGCCGCCCTCAATGACGAGGATCACAAGCTGATCGCCGATGTGGTCAGCCACTATCGCCCTGGCACGGCCCGTTTCGTCTCCGTGCCGCTCACCGGCCACGGCATGCGTATCGAGGGCACGCCGGCCCAGGTGCGGGCCAACGCCGCCGCGCCGCCGCCGGCCGCCTTCAACCCCACAATCATCGACCTGTTCGGCGACTGGATCGAAGCGGCCATGGCCAAGCCGCCGGTGGCGACGCAGTTCGAAAAAGCGCCTGCCTGATGAGCTTGGCCAAGATCGGCGCTATCGCCGCGTCCCTCGCCCTGGCGGCCGCACCCGCCTTGGCGGCGCCAACGGTCGCGGGAGGCGGCGACGCGACTCAAGCCCTGTCCGATTGCAACACTGACCTGCGCTTGCTCAATCCGCTCACCGGTTGGCAGGCGCGCTGGCCTCAACAACTGGCCGGGCTGGCCGCCGCGCCGGCGCCGGTTCAGCAGGTGGCGCTGGACGATTGGCGAGGCGCTCCCGCCGCGCTGCACGCCGATATCGAGGCGTTGCGCGCCCGAACCAACGCTCCCGCGCACGTGGCTCGCCGCATCCTGACGCAAGTCCAAGCCCTGCAGGCCGGTCCGATAGCGCCGCAACTGACCGACCCGCAATGGCGCGCCCTTCTGGATGGCCCGCTGAAGGACGCTGTCGCCGACTACGCACGGTTCCTATCCCAAGGCTATCTGCCCAAGGCCCCGGCCGGCAGCGGGCTGGCGCTCGATCGCGAGGGTCAGGCCTGCTTTCTTCTCGCGGCGACGCGCTGGACCAGCCTGGCGCTAACCGCCGACCAGATCGAGGCGACGGGTCGCCGGCTGCTCGCCGAGCGTCGGGCCAGGCTGGCCGAACTCAGTGGCGTGGCTGAGGCCGACCTTGCCCCGGTGCTGGAAGGCCTGCGCGCTGGCGAGCAGACGCCCACCACCCGCGACGACATCCTGCGGATATCGAGGGCGGCGCTGGAGCGCGCCCGCATGGCCGCGCCAGACTGGTTTGATCTTCCCGACGCGCCGCCCATAAATCTGGAACCCATCCCCGCTTCATTGGAGGCGGACCTGCCCGCCGGCTACTACCAACCCGCCACGGCCCAGACGCCGGCGACCTACCGGGTCAACCTGTCGCGACCTCAGGACCGGCGGTTGATGGCGCAGGTCATCGCCTTTCACGAGACGATCCCCGGCCATCACTTGGGCTTTTCAGCCGCCAGGGCGCCGGGCCAGTTCAACTCGGGCTTTGTCGAAGGGTGGGGCGTCTATGCCGAGCACCTGGCCGAGGAGATGGGCCTCTATAGTGATCGTCAGGCCCTGATCGGCTCAGCCGCCAAGGACCTGTGGGGCGCCAGCCGCCTGATCGTCGAGCCGGGCCTGCACGTGAGGGGCTGGTCGCGCGATCAGGCCGTGGCGTTCATGCTGGAAAACACCGCCCTGAGCCGCGCTGAAATCGAGGTGGAGGTCGATCGCTACCTGGCCCTGCCCGGTCAATCGCTGTCCTATATGCTGGGCTATGACGCCATCCGCCAGGCGCGCGAGCGCACCCAGGCCCGCCAAGGCGCGGCCTTCGACATCAAGGCTTTCCACAAGGCCCTGCTGTCGCCGGGAAGCCGGCCGCTTTCGGACCTGACGCTCCCCTAAAGGACGCCCAGGTTTCTCCAGACGTCGATGCGGCCATTGAAGGCGGGGGCCATCTGCTCGGCCAGATAGGCCCGCGCCTCATCGTCCACCAACTGACGACCCTCGTGATGCAACAGGCGCCCGCTCGTGGACAGGATGGCGTAGCCGTAGGCCGCCGCATCCGCCAGATCGTCACCCCGCCCGTCGGCCACGGCGCAGGCGGTCAGCAGGTCTGCGGAGCCCACAACCACGCCGGTTCGCGCGGCCGGCGCCACCAGGACGTTATAGCTGCGACCGACCCGATAAGCCGACAGCAGGACCTGGTTGAGCCGTTGAGCGGGGCCGGGATCGACCACCTCCTGGACGGGCAGTATCTGCTTGGCGTGAACCAGCAGGGCCAGAGCCTGAAGCGCCACGGCCGGATTGCTGGCCGGGATCAGGCCCTGGAGCTCTCCAAAGCTCGCTGGCCCCGCGGCCAGCCGGTCCAGGATCGGATGGTGGACCGCCGCCTCGCCCGCCATTTCGCCCATGGGGCCGACAAAGGCGATCTTGGCGTCGGCCCGCGGCACGGCCAGGGCGAACTGCTGCTCGCGCAGCGACAGGAACTGGTCCACCGGGTTCAGCCGGTTGAGGCCGCGCCCATAGATGTCACGCCGAAAGGTCTTGTTGTTGGCCAGGTCGCGCAGTTGCTCGGCCCAGATGCGGTCGTTCCCCGCCT is a window of Caulobacter sp. NIBR2454 DNA encoding:
- a CDS encoding DUF885 domain-containing protein, encoding MSLAKIGAIAASLALAAAPALAAPTVAGGGDATQALSDCNTDLRLLNPLTGWQARWPQQLAGLAAAPAPVQQVALDDWRGAPAALHADIEALRARTNAPAHVARRILTQVQALQAGPIAPQLTDPQWRALLDGPLKDAVADYARFLSQGYLPKAPAGSGLALDREGQACFLLAATRWTSLALTADQIEATGRRLLAERRARLAELSGVAEADLAPVLEGLRAGEQTPTTRDDILRISRAALERARMAAPDWFDLPDAPPINLEPIPASLEADLPAGYYQPATAQTPATYRVNLSRPQDRRLMAQVIAFHETIPGHHLGFSAARAPGQFNSGFVEGWGVYAEHLAEEMGLYSDRQALIGSAAKDLWGASRLIVEPGLHVRGWSRDQAVAFMLENTALSRAEIEVEVDRYLALPGQSLSYMLGYDAIRQARERTQARQGAAFDIKAFHKALLSPGSRPLSDLTLP